In Syngnathus acus chromosome 21, fSynAcu1.2, whole genome shotgun sequence, one genomic interval encodes:
- the rpl8 gene encoding 60S ribosomal protein L8: protein MGRVIRGQRKGAGSVFKAHVKHRKGAAKLRHIDFAERHGYIKGIVKDIIHDPGRGAPLAKVAFRDPYRFKKRTELFIAAEGIHTGQFIYCGKKAQLNIGNVLPVGTMPEGTIICCVEEKPGDRGKLARASGNYATVISHNPETKKSRVKLPSGSKKVIASANRAVVGVVAGGGRIDKPILKAGRAYHKYKAKRNCWPRVRGVAMNPVEHPFGGGNHQHIGKPSTIRRDAPAGRKVGLIAARRTGRLRGTKTVQEKEN from the exons ATGGGACGTGTGATCAGGGGACAGAGAAAAGGAGCGGGTTCCGTATTTAAAGCCCACGTCAAGCACAGGAAAGGCGCCGCCAAACTCCGCCACATTGACTTCGCTGAACGTCATGGCTACATCAAGGGAATCGTCAAG GATATCATCCACGATCCCGGCCGTGGTGCCCCCCTGGCCAAAGTGGCATTCCGTGACCCTTACCGCTTCAAGAAGAGGACAGAGCTCTTCATCGCTGCTGAGGGCATTCACACGGGACAGTTCATCTACTGTGGGAAGAAGG cccAGCTGAACATTGGCAACGTCCTTCCTGTGGGCACCATGCCCGAAGGCACCATCATCTGCTGCGTGGAGGAGAAGCCCGGCGACAGAGGCAAGCTGGCGCGTGCTTCCGGAAACTACGCCACCGTCATCTCGCACAACCCGGAGACCAAGAAATCCAGAGTTAAACTGCCATCTGGTTCAAAGAAGGTCATCGCCTCGGCCAACAGAGCCGTCGTCG GTGTGGTTGCTGGTGGTGGTCGTATTGATAAGCCCATCCTGAAGGCGGGTCGCGCCTACCACAAGTACAAGGCCAAGAGGAATTGCTGGCCTCGTGTCCGTGGTGTGGCCATGAAC CCTGTCGAGCATCCCTTCGGAGGTGGTAACCATCAGCATATCGGCAAGCCCTCCACCATCAGGAGAGACGCCCCTGCCGGTCGCAAGGTCGGTCTCATTGCTGCCCGTCGTACTGGCAGGCTGCGTGGAACAAAGACCGTCCAGGAGAAGGAGAACTGA